One Synechococcus sp. JA-2-3B'a(2-13) genomic window carries:
- the panB gene encoding 3-methyl-2-oxobutanoate hydroxymethyltransferase — MAALSIHHFRQAKQAGQPLVALTAADYATAQILDQAGIDLILVGDSLAMTHLGYTSTLPLTLEQMLHHAQAVRRGVERAFLVADLPFLTYQVHKEQALLSAGRLMKEAGVNGVKLEGGYPDMVETVAFLVQRGIPVLGHIGLTPQAKHQLGGYRQQGKTTPEAERLRQEALSLEQAGAFALVLEHMPAELAAQISAQVGIPTLGIGAGPACDGQILVTHDLLGLSERLPPFAKAYTNLRQAIREAVEAFADDVRQKVFPPR; from the coding sequence ATGGCTGCTCTATCCATTCACCACTTTCGCCAGGCCAAACAGGCGGGTCAACCTTTGGTGGCCCTCACGGCTGCCGACTACGCCACCGCTCAGATTTTGGATCAGGCTGGGATCGACTTGATCCTGGTGGGCGACAGCTTGGCCATGACCCACTTGGGGTATACCAGCACCCTGCCCCTGACGCTGGAACAGATGCTCCATCACGCCCAGGCGGTGCGCCGCGGGGTAGAACGGGCCTTTTTGGTGGCCGACTTGCCCTTCTTGACTTATCAAGTCCACAAAGAACAAGCTCTCCTCTCAGCAGGGCGGTTGATGAAGGAGGCAGGAGTCAACGGGGTCAAGCTGGAGGGGGGCTACCCCGACATGGTGGAAACGGTGGCCTTTCTGGTGCAGCGGGGGATCCCGGTTTTGGGTCATATCGGCCTCACTCCGCAGGCCAAACATCAACTGGGAGGCTATCGCCAGCAGGGAAAAACCACTCCGGAGGCGGAGCGTCTGCGACAAGAGGCCCTCAGCCTGGAACAAGCAGGGGCATTTGCCCTGGTTCTGGAGCACATGCCGGCGGAATTGGCTGCCCAAATCTCGGCCCAAGTGGGGATCCCAACCCTGGGCATTGGAGCCGGGCCGGCCTGCGATGGGCAGATTTTGGTCACCCACGACCTGCTGGGGCTGAGCGAGCGGCTCCCCCCTTTTGCCAAGGCCTATACCAATTTGAGACAGGCGATCCGAGAAGCAGTGGAAGCTTTCGCCGACGATGTTCGCCAAAAAGTATTTCCCCCCCGCTGA